The Paraconexibacter algicola genome includes the window GAGGAGCACCGGCCCGACCCGCGCCACGACCACCGCCGGGCGGTGGAAGACCTCGTCCCACTGCGCGCGGACCACCTCGATCCCTCGCGCCCGCAGGTCGGCGTCGCGCTCGGCGTCGCGCGCCTGCCGGTAGGCGCCGGCGTGGCCGCGGCCGCCGTCGGTCTCTCCCGCCACGCGCAGGTCCGGCCACAGGAAGTCGTGGCGGATCCGGCGCCCGGACCGCAGGGTGTCCGGCTGCTGGCAGATCGGCCGTGGCCAGCCCTGCGCGTCGCAGATCGCCAGGAACGCCTCCTCCAGCTCGTTCTGCGTCCGGGTCGTCCCGGGCACGTGCCGGCGGAACGCCTGCTCGAGCACGGCGTGTCCGCGTTGCCCGCGGGTCCGGACGAGGAGCTCCTCGACCTCCCACGGCCGCCAGGACCCCTGGTAGGCGGCCTCGTCGATGAGCCGCTCCACGAACCGGGCGTCGCGCGTCGCGGCGAGCCGCAGCAGCAGCCGCGCGACGGTCAGACAGCGGACCCCGTCGTGCTCGACGACGTCCCGGTGGTCGAGCGTCCCGACGCGATGGACCGCGATGCCGGACCGGCGCGGGCACCGGCGCTCGCCGACGATCACGTGGACGCGGTCGTCGGCCGGCTCCTGGAACGTGATCAGCCCCCGGTGCTCGGCGCACGACCAGTCGGCGAGCACCGCGCCCGCCCCGCACGACAGGACCGCGGCACGGCGACGGACAGCGTCCGGCAGGACGCCGAGGGCGAAGACGCCCGCGAACGGCTCGACGAGGCGGCCGTCACGCAGGCGCCGGGCCACGGCGTTGCGGTGGACGCCGGCCGCGCGCAGGGCGGCGGCGCTCGCCACGCCGCCCCCCGCGGCGATCACCGCGTGGATCGCCGGCCCGGCGTCGGCGCCTCTGCGCCGCAGCTCATCGGAATGGTGAGCTGCCGCGCAGTCGCCGGCTGGGACGTCGGGGGCGGGCATCCGCCGACCCCATCACCACCGCTGTCACAGGGCTCCCACCACCCTGTGGCGGGACTCACTCCTCTTCGAGGAGCTCCTGCACCGCCTCGACGACCGCGTCGGCGGTGATGCCGAACCGCTCGAGCAGCTCGCCGCCCGGCGCGGACGCGCCGAAGTGGTCGATGCCGAGCGGGATGTCGGCGTAGCGCTCCCAGCCGATCGTGACGCCGGCCTCGATCGACACCGTCGGCAGGTCCCCGGGGAGCACGTCCTCCTGGATCTCCTCGTCCTGCTCGTCGAACAGCTCCCAGGACGGCATCGAGACGACGCGCACGTGCACGCCCGCGGCGGCGAGCTTGTCGGCGGCCTCCAGCGCGACGGCGACCTCGGAGCCGGTGGCGATGATCGACGCGGACTCCTCGCCCTCCGGCTCGCGCAGGACGTAGGCGCCGCGGGCCAGGCCGCGCGCGGACTCGAGCTTCTCGCGGTCGAGGATCGGCAGGTCCTGCCGGGAGAGGATCAGCGCGGCCGGGCCGTCGAGCTCCTCGAGGATCACGCGCCACGCCTCCGCGACCTCGGTCGCGTCCGCGGGACGGATGACCGTGAGGCCCGGGATCGCGCGCAGCGACAGCAGGTGCTCGACCGGCTGGTGCGTCGGCCCGTCCTCGCCCACCGCGACGGAGTCGTGCGTGAACACCCAGGCGACGTTCAGCTCCTGCAGCGCGCTCAGCCGGATCGACCCGCGCATGTAGTCCGCGAACTGCAGGAACGTCGAGCCGTACGGGCGGACGATCCCGCCGTGCGCGGCGAGCCCGTTCACGGCGCCGCCCATCGCGTGCTCGCGCACGCCCCAGTAGACGTTGCGGCCGACCTGGTCCTTGGTGAACCGCTCGTCGTCGCCGCCGGGGAAGATCGTGGCGGTCGAGCCCGAGAGGTCCGCCGCGCCGCCGACCATGGTCGGCACGTGGCCGGCGAACGCCGCCATCACGGCCTTGCCCGCGGCACGCGTCGCCAGCTTCGGCTTGCCGAACGCCTCCGCGTCACCCGGCAGCACCTCGGCGAGCCCGGGCAGCGGCCGGCACGACCAGCCCGCGTCCCACGCGGCGGCCTTGTCGGCGTCGGCGGCCTTCATCGCCTCGAGACGCTGCTCCCAGGCCGCCCGCTCCTCGGCGCCCTTGCGGCCGGCCGCACCGGCGTGCTCGAGCACGCCGTCGGGGACGAGGAACTGGGCGTCGGGGTCCCAGCCCATGATCTCCTTGGTCGCGCGGATCTCGTCCTCGCCCAGCGGCGCGCCGTGGGCGCCGGAGGTGCCCTGCTTGTTCGGGGCCGGGTAGCCGATGATCGACTTCACGCGGATCAGCGACGGCTTCGCCGTCTCGGCCTGCGCCGCGGCGATCGCGGCCCGCAGCGCGGCGAGGTCGTTGGCGTCCTCGACGGTCTGCACGTGCCAGCCGTAGGACTCGAACCGCGCCGTGGTGTCCTCGTCGAACGACAGCGACGTCGGGCCGTCCAGCGAGATGTCGTTGTCGTCGTAGAGGTAGACGAGCTTGCCGAGACCGAGGTGCCCGGCCAGCGACGCGGCCTCGGAGGCGATGCCCTCCATGAGGTCGCCGTCGGAGACGATCGCGTAGGTGAAGTGGTCCTGGACCTCGCTGCCGAACGTCTCGCGCAGGAACTTCTCCGCCATCGCGAGACCGACGCCGTTGGCGAAGCCCTGGCCCAGCGGCCCGGTCGTCACCTCGACGCCCGGCGTGCGCCAGCTGCCGTCCTCGCGCCGCTCGCGCTCGGGGTGGCCGGGGGTGCGCGAGTCCCACTGGCGGAACTGCTGGAGGTCCTCGACCGTCAGGTCGTAGCCGGCGAGGTGCAGCGCCGCGTACTGGAGCATCGAGCCGTGGCCCGCGCTCAGCACGAAGCGATCGCGGTCCGGCCAGTCCGGGTCCTGCGGGTCGTGCTTCATCACCTCCGCGTAGAGGAGGAAGGCCGCGGGCGCCATGCCCAGCGGGAGCCCCGGGTGCCCGGAGTTCGCCTTCTGGATGGCGTCCATGGACAGGGTCCGGATGGTGTCGATGGAGAGCTGGTCGAGATCGGCGGCGGCCATGGCTCGTACCCTACGGGGCGATGCTGCTCGCCGTGTTCCTGGGAGGCGCGCTCGGCGGGCTCGCCCGCTGGGGACTCGCCGACGGTCTCGGGGCCGGAGCGCACGACGGGGCCTGGCCGACGGGCACGATGGTCGCGAACCTGCTCGGCGCGCTGGTCCTCGGGATCGTCGCCGCCCGGCTGCTGCGCCACCCGGACCCGTCGCCGCGGCGCGCCCGGGCGGGCGCCCTGCTCGGTCCGGGGCTGTGCGGTGCGCTGACGACGTTCAGCACGCTGCAGGTCGAGGCGGTGCGGCTCATCGACACCGGACACCCGGGCACGGCGCTCGCATACCTGGCCGTGACGATCACCGGCGGGTTCGCGCTCGTGCGGGTGGGGCTGCGGGCGTGACGACGGCGCTCGCGGTCGCCCTGCTGTCGGGCACCGGCGCGGTCGCGCGGGTGCTGACGAGCCGCGCGCTGGGCGAGCCCGCCCACCGCGGCACGCTGCTGCTGAACCTCGCCGGGGCGTTCGCGCTCGGCGTGCTGACCGGCGCCGGGGTGACCGGCGACGGCCTGCTGCTGGCGGGCACGGCGTTCCTGGGCTCGTTCACGACGTTCTCGACCTGGATGCTCGACGAGGCGTCGCTGCCCGCGGCCGCCGCGGGCCGTCTGCTGGCGGCCGCGACGCTGGGAGGGGCGGCGTGCGCGGCGGCCGGCTGGGCGCTGGCCGCCGCGGTCTGACGCCCGGCATGACATTTTCCCCGGTGATGACACGCTGTCAGTAGGCTCGCGTCATGACCGATATCGTGCGCACGCCCGAGGACCGCTTCGCGGGCCTTCCCGACTTCGACTACGCCCCCGAGTACTTCGAGACGCGCGAGGGTCTGCGGATCGCCTACCTCGACCTCGCGCCCGCCGGCGGCGGCGACGCCCCGGCGGTCGTCTTCCTGCACGGCGAGCCGACCTGGTCGTTCCTCTGGCGGCTCGTCTTCCCCGCGGTGCGCGAGGCGGGCTTCCGCTGCATCGTGCCCGACATGCCCGGCTTCGGTCGCAGCGACAAGCCGACCGACTTCGCCTGGTACACGTACGACCGCCACGTCGGGGTGATGACCGAGCTGCTGGACCACCTCGACCTCACCGGCGCGACGATCGTCGTGCACGACTGGGGCGGCCCGGTCGGCCTGCGCCTCTACGTCGAGCAGGCGGCGCGGTTCGACCGCGCGGTGATCATGGACACCGGCCTTTTCACCGGGCACCAGAAGATGAGCGACGCCTGGAACGCGTTCCGCGGCTTCGTCGAGCAGACCGAGGACCTGCCGGTCGGCATGCTCGTCGCAGGGGGCTGCCTGACCCCGCCCCCCGCCGAGGTCGTCGCCGCGTACGAGGCGCCCTACCCGGACGCCGCCTCCAAGGCGGGCGCCCGCGCCTTCCCGCTGATGATCCCCCTGACCCCCGAGTCGACGGGGGCGGAGGCGGGCCAGCGCGTCCTCGCCGCGCTCGCGCAGGACGAGCGCCCGGTGCTGATGCTGTGGGCCGACCAGGACCCGATCCTCACCCCGGGCACGGGGAAGAAGTTCGCGGCCGCGATCGGCTACGACGGCGAGCCCGACGTGATCGAGGGCGCCTCGCACTTCCTCCAGGAGGACCAGGGCCCGGCCATCGGCGCCCGCATCGCGCAGTGGCTCACCGCAGCGGGATGACGATCTCCGTCACCCGCCGGGCGGGGTCGGGCTCCTCGCCCGGGTCGGTGACGTAGGACTCCCAGAACGACCCGGCGGGCGTCTCGCCGCGCTGCAGCACCCAGGCGTGCAGGGCGCGGCCCGCCGCCTCGAGCCCGTCGTAGGCGCCGACGTGGCGGGCGATCGCGGCCCGCCCGCCCGGGAGCACGTCCGCACCCTGCCCGTCGTCGTCGGCGACCGCCGCCACCGGCACGCCGAGCTGGACGCGCAGCGGATCACCGAGCTCGAGGTAGCGGATGAACGGCGGTCCTGCGGGCCCGACGCGCAGCTCCCCGAGACGGTCGTAGAGCGCCGGGAAGCCGCGGTCGACGACCCGGGCGAACCCGGCGAGGTCGGTGGCGTGGTGGGAGACGACGGCGGGCCGGGCCGCGATCGTGCGGATCTCGAAGTCGGTCATGCCGGGAACGACCGGCCGACCGCCCGGAACTCATCGCGCGACGGCGGCGATGACCTCGGCCCACCAGGCGCGGTCGCTGTCCGCGGTCGCGCGGGAGAGCCGCCGGCGGGCGTAGGCGCCGAGCAGGTCGCGACGACCGAGGGCGAGCGTCTCGCCGCAGACCGCCAGGACGCCGTCGTCGAGCAGCACGAGCGACCCGGCGGTGTCACGGCGCAGGCGCAGCCGGTCGACGACCTTGCGCCCGGCCACCGTCGTGGGGTCGGCGGGGTCGCCGTCGGCGGGGTCCCACGGGCGGACCGTGAACGGCGTCGCGTGCGCGCGGACCTGGCGGGGCGGGCGCGGCGGCGGCCCGACCGGCCCGGTGCGCCAGCGCTCGAGCAGGTCGCGCATCTCGACCGCGACGGAGGAGCGCACGAGCACGTGCAGGCTGTCCCCCACCTCGATCGTGTTCGCCCCGCGCGGCGGGATCGCCTCCTCCCCGCGGACGATGACGTTGATGAGCGCCTCGCGCGGCAGCCCGAGGTCGCGGACCTTGACGCCGACGATCGCGTCCTCCGGACCGACGGGGAACTCGACGACCTCGGCGCCGAGGCGGCGGATCGTGCCGGTCTCCTCGATCACGCGCGGCAGCGCGGGCTCGTTGGTGGTGACGTGCAGCCGGTTGGCCAGCGGCTCGAACGTCACGCCCTGCAGGATCGTCGAGAGCACCACGACGAAGAAGACGATGTTGAAGAACTCGGTGGACTGCGGGACGCCCTCGATGACCGGGAAGGTCGCCAGGACGACGGGGACCGCGCCGCGCAGCCCGGCCCAGCCGAGCGCGACCCGCTCGGCCGCGGTGAAGCCGAAGCCGATGGTCGCCACCCAGGCGGCGATCGGCCGCGCGACGAAGCACAGGACGAGCGCGACCGCGGTGCCCTCGACCCACACGTCGGCGAGCTGCGAGGGGAAGACGAGCAGGCCGAGGACGAAGAACATCGACAGCTGCGCGACCCAGGCCATTCCCTCGTGGAACGCCACGACGGTCCGCTTGGCGGGGATCAGCGCGCCGCCGAGCGCGAGGCCCGTGAGGTAGGCGGCGAGGAACCCGGAGCCGTGCAGCACGTCGGCGCCGCCGTAGGCGATCGCCGCGGTCGCCAGCGAGGCGACGGGGAAGAGGCCGGTGCTGGCGAGCTGCGCGCGGCGGAACGCCTGCACCGCGAGCCAGCCGACCCCGAGGCCGACGACCGCGCCGATGCCGAGCTCGATCGCGAACTCGACGAGGAAGTCCAGCGGCCCGTGCGGCGGGTGGGCGATCGCCTCGACGAACCCGAGCACGAGGAGCACCGCGACCGGGTCGTTGAACCCGGCCTCCCCCTCGAGCGAGCGGGCGAGGCGCCGGCGCAGCGTCGAGCCGCGCAGCAGCGCGAAGATCGCGGCGCCATCGGTCGAGGAGAGGATGGCGCCGAGCAGCAGGCCCTCGAGGACGCTGAGGTCGAGCAGCAGGACCGCGGCGAACCCGGTGATCGCCGCGGTCGCCGCGGTGCCGACGAGCGCGAGCGACATCGCGGGCCGCAGCACGGGCCGGATCTCCCCCCAGCCGGCGGCGAGGCCACCCTCGAAGAGGATCAGGACGAGGGCGATGATCCCGATCGTGCGGGC containing:
- a CDS encoding fluoride efflux transporter FluC is translated as MLLAVFLGGALGGLARWGLADGLGAGAHDGAWPTGTMVANLLGALVLGIVAARLLRHPDPSPRRARAGALLGPGLCGALTTFSTLQVEAVRLIDTGHPGTALAYLAVTITGGFALVRVGLRA
- a CDS encoding haloalkane dehalogenase — protein: MTDIVRTPEDRFAGLPDFDYAPEYFETREGLRIAYLDLAPAGGGDAPAVVFLHGEPTWSFLWRLVFPAVREAGFRCIVPDMPGFGRSDKPTDFAWYTYDRHVGVMTELLDHLDLTGATIVVHDWGGPVGLRLYVEQAARFDRAVIMDTGLFTGHQKMSDAWNAFRGFVEQTEDLPVGMLVAGGCLTPPPAEVVAAYEAPYPDAASKAGARAFPLMIPLTPESTGAEAGQRVLAALAQDERPVLMLWADQDPILTPGTGKKFAAAIGYDGEPDVIEGASHFLQEDQGPAIGARIAQWLTAAG
- a CDS encoding potassium/proton antiporter, whose protein sequence is MNDGQMILATGALLALGLLASLLAGRLRVPGLVLFLGLGMLLGSDGIGELEFSDFELARTIGIIALVLILFEGGLAAGWGEIRPVLRPAMSLALVGTAATAAITGFAAVLLLDLSVLEGLLLGAILSSTDGAAIFALLRGSTLRRRLARSLEGEAGFNDPVAVLLVLGFVEAIAHPPHGPLDFLVEFAIELGIGAVVGLGVGWLAVQAFRRAQLASTGLFPVASLATAAIAYGGADVLHGSGFLAAYLTGLALGGALIPAKRTVVAFHEGMAWVAQLSMFFVLGLLVFPSQLADVWVEGTAVALVLCFVARPIAAWVATIGFGFTAAERVALGWAGLRGAVPVVLATFPVIEGVPQSTEFFNIVFFVVVLSTILQGVTFEPLANRLHVTTNEPALPRVIEETGTIRRLGAEVVEFPVGPEDAIVGVKVRDLGLPREALINVIVRGEEAIPPRGANTIEVGDSLHVLVRSSVAVEMRDLLERWRTGPVGPPPRPPRQVRAHATPFTVRPWDPADGDPADPTTVAGRKVVDRLRLRRDTAGSLVLLDDGVLAVCGETLALGRRDLLGAYARRRLSRATADSDRAWWAEVIAAVAR
- a CDS encoding CrcB family protein; translated protein: MTTALAVALLSGTGAVARVLTSRALGEPAHRGTLLLNLAGAFALGVLTGAGVTGDGLLLAGTAFLGSFTTFSTWMLDEASLPAAAAGRLLAAATLGGAACAAAGWALAAAV
- the tkt gene encoding transketolase, translating into MAAADLDQLSIDTIRTLSMDAIQKANSGHPGLPLGMAPAAFLLYAEVMKHDPQDPDWPDRDRFVLSAGHGSMLQYAALHLAGYDLTVEDLQQFRQWDSRTPGHPERERREDGSWRTPGVEVTTGPLGQGFANGVGLAMAEKFLRETFGSEVQDHFTYAIVSDGDLMEGIASEAASLAGHLGLGKLVYLYDDNDISLDGPTSLSFDEDTTARFESYGWHVQTVEDANDLAALRAAIAAAQAETAKPSLIRVKSIIGYPAPNKQGTSGAHGAPLGEDEIRATKEIMGWDPDAQFLVPDGVLEHAGAAGRKGAEERAAWEQRLEAMKAADADKAAAWDAGWSCRPLPGLAEVLPGDAEAFGKPKLATRAAGKAVMAAFAGHVPTMVGGAADLSGSTATIFPGGDDERFTKDQVGRNVYWGVREHAMGGAVNGLAAHGGIVRPYGSTFLQFADYMRGSIRLSALQELNVAWVFTHDSVAVGEDGPTHQPVEHLLSLRAIPGLTVIRPADATEVAEAWRVILEELDGPAALILSRQDLPILDREKLESARGLARGAYVLREPEGEESASIIATGSEVAVALEAADKLAAAGVHVRVVSMPSWELFDEQDEEIQEDVLPGDLPTVSIEAGVTIGWERYADIPLGIDHFGASAPGGELLERFGITADAVVEAVQELLEEE
- a CDS encoding GyrI-like domain-containing protein; this encodes MTDFEIRTIAARPAVVSHHATDLAGFARVVDRGFPALYDRLGELRVGPAGPPFIRYLELGDPLRVQLGVPVAAVADDDGQGADVLPGGRAAIARHVGAYDGLEAAGRALHAWVLQRGETPAGSFWESYVTDPGEEPDPARRVTEIVIPLR